From the Roseofilum capinflatum BLCC-M114 genome, one window contains:
- a CDS encoding tetratricopeptide repeat protein, with translation MSTVALVTLAALIAPEFRSSSDLSQAPIEPIGDTGTPEKPDLDPKFIDSIVQQVMPVALASISPPEVVPPVTESIDEPFDRTSLSQQDIQHLKTLISQVVDTSIAQENLALVGGDDRLPKIEGTITVLNLLMVLIISMPVMAVTLFWFIRGWVVQDLVKLIHSQLEGFSDLDRDLKDYHLKADDWMGELYRHLNLYKQHIRDEFTTVHEQSQQSQISLEELDKIKRQMMRQFQEMLAEAKAEKESLFQDISQTRPSQMLEALPVNLSSEVPEFFPSQLNRRVVPDSPQSAPAVNPEELTMEDYLQQAQQLTAVHRYEDAIAAYHKALEWLPDSYETWLEIGKLYVKQQNYYQAMEAYQKAIDLDENRDEAWYNLGNTLSKLEHYIRALTAYDRALSIHPGRYEAWYNQGSILAKLGRYAEAIDSYDRALILRPQSWEAWYHRGNLLGWIGEYEKAILSYDKSVNLNSQHSDSWYKQGLALAKLSRHQEALACYDIAVSLGKETEGLWRNRGVTLEGLNRYEEAIASYEQALGIQPKMIDLWLRIAHLLDHLNRPEQALETYDHILSIQPNHAEALKLKGNILVEFHHYQEAVDSFTQALEAQKMGTRALQVSTQ, from the coding sequence ATGTCAACCGTTGCCCTTGTTACATTAGCGGCCTTGATCGCACCAGAATTTCGGTCTTCGTCCGATCTAAGCCAAGCTCCAATTGAACCGATAGGAGATACAGGCACACCTGAAAAACCGGATTTAGACCCTAAATTTATTGATTCTATTGTGCAACAGGTAATGCCCGTTGCCCTCGCTTCTATTAGTCCTCCGGAAGTCGTTCCTCCGGTAACAGAATCTATCGATGAACCCTTCGATCGCACGTCCCTCTCTCAGCAAGACATCCAGCACCTGAAAACCTTAATTTCCCAGGTCGTTGATACCTCCATTGCCCAAGAAAATTTAGCCTTAGTCGGAGGGGACGATCGCCTGCCGAAAATTGAAGGAACCATTACCGTCTTAAACTTATTGATGGTCTTAATCATCAGTATGCCGGTAATGGCGGTGACTTTGTTTTGGTTCATCCGAGGTTGGGTTGTTCAAGATTTAGTCAAACTGATCCATTCTCAATTGGAAGGATTTAGCGATTTAGATCGAGATTTAAAAGATTATCACTTAAAAGCCGATGATTGGATGGGCGAGTTATACCGCCATCTCAATTTATATAAACAACATATTCGTGATGAGTTCACCACAGTTCACGAGCAGTCCCAACAGTCTCAGATTTCCCTAGAAGAACTCGATAAAATTAAGCGGCAAATGATGCGCCAGTTTCAGGAAATGTTAGCGGAAGCCAAAGCGGAAAAAGAGAGTTTATTTCAGGACATTTCCCAAACTCGCCCGTCCCAAATGTTGGAAGCTTTGCCCGTCAATTTGTCGTCTGAAGTCCCTGAATTTTTCCCTTCTCAGCTCAACCGCAGGGTGGTTCCAGATTCACCCCAGTCTGCACCTGCGGTGAACCCGGAAGAGCTGACAATGGAGGATTATTTACAGCAAGCCCAGCAATTAACGGCAGTTCATCGTTATGAGGATGCGATCGCGGCTTATCATAAGGCTCTTGAATGGCTCCCAGATTCCTATGAAACTTGGTTAGAGATTGGCAAACTCTATGTCAAACAACAAAACTATTATCAAGCCATGGAAGCCTATCAAAAAGCGATTGATCTTGATGAAAATCGAGATGAGGCTTGGTATAATTTAGGGAATACTCTCAGTAAATTAGAACACTATATTCGCGCTCTAACCGCCTACGATCGCGCCCTGTCCATTCATCCGGGACGTTATGAGGCTTGGTATAATCAAGGCAGCATTTTAGCCAAGTTAGGGCGTTATGCAGAGGCGATCGACTCCTACGATCGCGCCTTGATTTTACGCCCCCAAAGTTGGGAAGCCTGGTATCATCGTGGCAATTTATTGGGATGGATCGGAGAGTATGAAAAAGCTATCCTTTCCTATGATAAATCGGTCAATCTCAATTCTCAGCATAGCGACTCTTGGTATAAGCAAGGGTTAGCCTTAGCAAAATTGAGTCGCCATCAGGAAGCCCTCGCCTGTTATGACATTGCGGTGTCTTTGGGCAAAGAGACGGAAGGGTTATGGCGCAATCGTGGGGTTACCCTGGAAGGCTTAAATCGATATGAGGAGGCGATCGCATCCTATGAACAAGCTTTAGGTATTCAACCAAAAATGATCGATTTATGGTTAAGAATTGCCCATCTTTTAGATCACCTCAATCGCCCAGAACAAGCCCTAGAAACCTACGATCATATTTTGTCGATTCAACCCAATCATGCAGAAGCCTTGAAACTCAAAGGCAACATTTTAGTTGAATTTCACCACTATCAAGAAGCGGTAGATTCCTTTACTCAAGCTCTTGAAGCGCAAAAAATGGGTACTCGTGCCTTGCAAGTTTCTACCCAGTAA
- a CDS encoding class I SAM-dependent DNA methyltransferase, whose protein sequence is MEKIPKIVVNHFNTLADRYDQKSLNRQVYLQSIDNLILGHLQTINNNPLKILDVGCGTGQRTEKYKLSLKESVVYGCDISPQMVSLAQSRNLDKVIVSDMSDLPFDNESFDVILCLFNSFGYLADQTQRLQALTQFRKKLKHNGLLFIDVMNQWHMGEGLNYKKSFFSILRTYITSVLSSSMSRGDLYFSLSLNNQEVAGWVHGFSDAEMRFLLTQSGFSVKDKAYVGYDSGEIKKHFWQGQLFYRCEKVSK, encoded by the coding sequence ATGGAAAAAATCCCCAAAATTGTTGTCAATCACTTTAATACATTAGCCGATCGCTACGATCAAAAAAGCCTCAATCGACAAGTGTATTTACAATCAATTGACAATTTAATCTTGGGACATTTACAGACAATTAACAACAACCCATTAAAAATTCTCGATGTTGGTTGCGGGACAGGTCAGAGAACAGAAAAATACAAATTAAGCTTAAAGGAATCGGTTGTTTACGGATGTGACATCTCTCCCCAAATGGTCAGCCTTGCTCAAAGCCGCAATCTAGACAAAGTTATAGTGTCTGATATGTCTGACCTGCCCTTCGATAATGAATCGTTTGATGTCATCCTGTGTCTTTTTAACTCTTTTGGTTATCTTGCCGATCAAACACAAAGATTACAAGCACTAACCCAGTTTAGAAAAAAATTGAAACATAACGGACTTTTGTTTATTGATGTCATGAACCAGTGGCATATGGGGGAAGGATTGAATTACAAGAAGTCATTTTTTTCGATTTTACGGACATATATCACTTCAGTTTTGTCTTCCTCTATGAGCAGGGGAGATCTTTATTTTTCTTTATCCCTTAATAACCAAGAGGTGGCAGGATGGGTTCATGGCTTCTCAGATGCAGAAATGCGGTTTTTGCTGACCCAATCGGGCTTCTCTGTTAAAGATAAAGCCTATGTCGGATATGATAGTGGTGAAATCAAAAAACATTTTTGGCAGGGACAACTCTTTTATCGCTGTGAAAAAGTCTCGAAATAG
- a CDS encoding shikimate dehydrogenase, whose protein sequence is MHEIQGTTRLLGIIGNPIKHSRSPVMQNAALSHLGADYVYVPFPVTQEQLDVVLEGFKAVGVVGFNVTIPHKQAIVPYLSQVSPVAQAVGAVNTVWRTERGWEGTNTDVLGFIAPLKEERQRWSESQVVILGNGGSARAVVAGCLELGVKQVHVVGRNLERLQAFQKSWSSPLMIHQWHELPDLLSETTLLVNTTPIGMSPNVHQTPVERDLLARLPKGAILYDLIYNPRPTRFLELGRSLDFLTIDGTEMLVQQGAAALQLWLDEPVPVGVMRQALLDAL, encoded by the coding sequence ATGCACGAGATTCAAGGAACCACCCGTTTACTGGGCATTATTGGCAATCCGATTAAGCATTCGCGATCGCCTGTGATGCAAAATGCTGCCCTTTCCCATCTTGGCGCTGATTATGTTTATGTGCCCTTCCCTGTCACCCAAGAACAATTGGACGTTGTTCTAGAAGGGTTTAAGGCGGTTGGCGTGGTTGGGTTTAATGTGACGATTCCCCATAAACAGGCGATCGTGCCCTATTTATCCCAGGTTTCTCCTGTCGCTCAAGCTGTAGGCGCAGTGAATACGGTTTGGCGCACGGAGCGGGGATGGGAAGGAACCAATACGGATGTGTTGGGATTTATTGCACCTTTGAAAGAAGAGCGCCAGAGGTGGTCAGAATCACAAGTAGTGATTTTAGGGAATGGGGGATCGGCCCGAGCCGTGGTTGCCGGGTGTTTGGAGCTAGGGGTTAAGCAGGTGCATGTGGTGGGGCGCAATTTGGAACGCTTGCAAGCCTTTCAAAAGAGTTGGTCAAGTCCTTTAATGATTCATCAATGGCATGAGTTACCGGATCTGCTCTCTGAGACAACCTTGTTGGTGAATACGACTCCCATAGGCATGTCTCCCAATGTTCATCAGACTCCGGTAGAGCGGGATCTGTTGGCTCGATTGCCCAAGGGAGCCATACTCTATGATTTGATTTATAATCCCCGTCCGACTCGATTTTTGGAGTTAGGGCGATCGCTCGATTTTCTGACCATTGATGGCACAGAAATGTTAGTCCAGCAAGGAGCAGCCGCTCTGCAACTGTGGCTCGATGAACCGGTTCCTGTCGGGGTGATGCGTCAGGCACTTTTAGATGCTCTGTAG
- a CDS encoding VOC family protein produces MVSELWVTLATENLGELQEFYSRLLGTQAEGEIPGVYAEFVVGGLRLGLFQPRDRQEFRSSTPGAMSLCLEVEDIHEAIALLSKIGYPPPGKIQKASHGQEIYGYDPDGNRLIVHQNL; encoded by the coding sequence ATGGTTTCCGAACTCTGGGTGACATTAGCCACGGAAAATTTAGGAGAGTTACAAGAGTTTTACTCTCGTTTGCTGGGAACTCAAGCAGAGGGAGAAATTCCAGGGGTGTATGCGGAGTTTGTGGTTGGGGGACTGCGCTTGGGGTTATTTCAACCGCGCGATCGCCAGGAATTTCGCTCATCTACTCCAGGAGCAATGAGCTTATGTTTAGAAGTCGAGGATATTCACGAGGCGATCGCTCTCCTGAGCAAAATCGGTTATCCTCCCCCTGGAAAGATTCAAAAGGCTTCCCATGGCCAGGAAATCTATGGCTACGATCCCGATGGGAATCGGTTGATTGTTCATCAAAATCTGTAA
- a CDS encoding pyridoxal phosphate-dependent aminotransferase, giving the protein MKLASRVAQVTPSLTLAISAKAKKMKASGLDVCSFSAGEPDFDTPDHIKAAAQKALNEGKTKYGPASGEPKLKEAIAEKLQKDNTLNYKPENIIITNGGKHSLYNLMMALIEPGDEVIIPVPYWVSYPEMVALAGGKSVLVTTDAATGYKITPEQLQNAITPNTKLFVLNSPSNPTGMVYSPEEIKALAEVVVKNNLWVVSDEIYEKILYDGAVHLSIGAASPEAFERSIISNGFAKAYSMTGWRVGYLAAPVELIKACNTIQGHSTSNVCTFAQYGAIAALESSQDCVEKMRLAFDERRKVIIERIQAIPKLSVTEPKGAFYVYVNIGEAGLKSTDFCNQFLDNYNVATIPGVAFGADDHIRLSYATDMTSIEKGMERLSKFVQTL; this is encoded by the coding sequence ATGAAGTTAGCATCTCGTGTGGCACAAGTAACCCCGTCATTAACCCTAGCCATCAGCGCTAAAGCCAAGAAAATGAAGGCTTCGGGGTTAGATGTGTGCAGCTTTAGTGCGGGAGAACCGGACTTTGATACCCCCGATCATATTAAAGCGGCTGCACAAAAAGCTCTGAATGAGGGAAAAACCAAATATGGCCCAGCGTCAGGAGAACCGAAACTGAAAGAGGCGATCGCCGAAAAGTTACAGAAAGATAACACGCTCAACTACAAACCGGAAAATATCATTATCACCAATGGCGGTAAACATTCCCTCTATAATCTGATGATGGCCTTGATTGAACCGGGAGATGAGGTGATTATTCCGGTTCCCTATTGGGTGAGTTATCCGGAAATGGTGGCTTTAGCGGGAGGAAAATCGGTTTTAGTGACTACCGATGCAGCAACGGGCTACAAAATCACCCCAGAACAACTGCAAAACGCCATTACCCCCAATACCAAACTCTTTGTTCTCAACTCCCCCTCGAACCCCACGGGAATGGTCTACAGTCCAGAGGAAATCAAGGCTTTAGCGGAAGTGGTGGTTAAAAATAACCTGTGGGTGGTCTCTGACGAGATTTATGAAAAAATTCTCTATGATGGAGCCGTTCATCTGAGTATTGGTGCAGCGAGTCCAGAAGCCTTTGAACGCAGCATTATTAGTAATGGGTTTGCCAAAGCCTATTCCATGACTGGTTGGCGGGTGGGCTATCTAGCTGCCCCCGTAGAGCTGATTAAGGCGTGCAATACCATTCAAGGTCATAGTACCTCGAATGTTTGTACTTTTGCCCAATATGGGGCGATCGCCGCTTTAGAATCTTCCCAAGACTGTGTAGAAAAAATGCGCCTTGCTTTCGATGAACGGCGCAAAGTCATTATCGAGCGCATTCAAGCCATCCCCAAATTATCAGTTACCGAACCGAAAGGCGCGTTTTATGTCTACGTCAACATTGGTGAAGCGGGTCTCAAATCCACCGATTTTTGCAATCAGTTCCTCGATAACTACAATGTAGCCACCATTCCCGGTGTTGCCTTTGGTGCAGACGATCATATTCGCCTCTCCTATGCCACCGATATGACTTCCATCGAAAAAGGCATGGAGCGGTTAAGTAAATTTGTACAAACTCTGTAA
- a CDS encoding Uma2 family endonuclease: MTITNVTKVWTDDEFMALSSDGHRYELVDGELVEMGNAGMEHGYLACLLVAELMAFVRQNQLGVVCDSSTAFTLKNGNRRSPDIAFISRDRLKGLSRPTRGFFAGSPDLVVEILSPGNTVEEMHTKIVEYFQNETRLLWIIHPDERYVLVYHSPEPDRLLRVGDTLDGEDVVAGFAMAVSDLFKPWDF; this comes from the coding sequence ATGACAATTACTAATGTTACTAAAGTCTGGACAGATGATGAATTTATGGCTCTATCCTCTGATGGGCATCGTTATGAGTTAGTGGATGGGGAATTAGTCGAAATGGGAAATGCGGGTATGGAGCATGGCTATCTGGCCTGTCTTTTGGTGGCAGAATTGATGGCTTTTGTGCGCCAAAATCAATTAGGGGTAGTGTGCGATTCGAGTACAGCGTTTACCTTGAAAAATGGTAATCGGCGATCGCCCGATATTGCCTTTATCAGTCGTGACCGATTAAAGGGATTAAGCCGTCCAACCCGTGGATTTTTCGCCGGATCGCCGGATTTAGTAGTAGAAATTTTGTCTCCCGGAAATACAGTCGAGGAAATGCACACCAAGATCGTAGAGTATTTTCAGAATGAAACGCGCCTATTGTGGATCATTCATCCTGATGAACGGTATGTCTTGGTTTATCACTCCCCTGAACCCGATCGCCTATTGCGTGTGGGAGATACACTTGATGGAGAGGATGTAGTGGCAGGGTTTGCTATGGCAGTATCAGACTTATTCAAGCCATGGGATTTTTGA
- a CDS encoding GAF domain-containing protein, whose translation MKAKTRNYRTLISTVFFWTSAHPLLTIKVCQVIADAEDTPMVGREEAWISQLVQRELIENWENHEELKHLRNIRDRLLQPQPATLNLLRLYKRVLADEGIPANESPEQRELRTMGLVMREEGRLSIHNRIYAAIFNAQWVAQAMETIETELEVDESEFLKTFTQLERKLLVSQVDFLSEGQTPEEGHQSAQALYEVLRDVTSTVGQLLRAERTTIFLLNDEKTELWSLVAQNEQGEFLDIHVRVGEGIAGGVAKMKRVINIPNNVYEDPRCKLVKEYDQKYNYRTRNILAFPILDEQKNVVAVIQLLNKIQPKLPNSPSRSAQGFTRKDLERLVKCVLPIRQILQACQSSYKATKKLRATAALTEATRSLDQVNLDTQTVLHRVMNTAKKLMNADRSTLWLHDSQAGDLWTELPGKGRIRCPIGVGFVGEVAQTKHTLNIPFDLYNDPNAENAKRTDAQTRYRTCSLLCMPIESPEGELLGVTQLVNKRKPGNHPEYNKDDWPAVPDYLKASFDRNDQQTMQLFNERVAVLLQFIRSHESLKKQAKINPLEVTHQSLVLLSQMELDRASNQEAAYHSLAHFLQPLHTSIERAIGVAKSTLFILDSSRNQFWSVVLDAQKMPKLITISTEQGLAKTIVSTQDFKGTNKLGNLSDPLVIQGAGKLANYSQLFLFPLISDQKELVAVVRLFNKQTEGRLDPKGFNRTDADRLREYTQFITPILQGFQSFYTDIPNLKKSGLSVDPLTQAINLIRNSSSSAEEIIRNVMQAAKTLTDADRSTLWLIDQANKQLWTKLPQSNGSLIDIRIPMGEGFAGRVAMNGQPLNIPFDLYDYPGSEIAQQTDKKTGYRTSSLLCIPVLSKDGQTLGVTQLVNKRKPGQFPAYDPSTWPQAPEQFKTSFSVKDQEDVEVLNAQVGEVLPGILEDS comes from the coding sequence ATGAAAGCCAAAACCCGGAACTATCGCACTCTAATTTCTACGGTGTTTTTCTGGACTTCTGCCCATCCCCTGCTGACGATTAAGGTGTGCCAGGTGATTGCTGATGCGGAAGATACGCCGATGGTCGGTCGTGAAGAAGCATGGATTTCTCAGTTAGTACAACGGGAATTAATCGAGAATTGGGAAAACCATGAAGAATTAAAGCATTTACGCAACATTCGCGATCGCCTCTTACAACCGCAACCGGCAACCTTGAACTTGCTTAGACTCTATAAACGAGTGTTGGCAGACGAAGGAATACCGGCCAATGAAAGTCCAGAACAGCGCGAATTACGGACGATGGGGTTAGTGATGCGCGAAGAAGGGCGGTTATCGATTCATAACCGGATCTATGCTGCTATTTTTAATGCCCAATGGGTCGCCCAGGCGATGGAAACCATTGAAACGGAGTTAGAAGTTGATGAAAGCGAATTCTTGAAAACCTTTACCCAACTTGAGCGTAAATTACTGGTTTCTCAAGTAGACTTTCTCTCCGAGGGCCAAACCCCTGAAGAAGGCCATCAATCAGCTCAAGCCCTGTATGAAGTGCTGCGAGATGTGACTTCTACGGTGGGCCAGTTGCTCCGAGCCGAGCGCACAACGATCTTTTTGCTCAATGATGAGAAAACAGAATTATGGTCTTTAGTGGCTCAAAATGAACAGGGTGAATTTCTGGATATTCACGTGCGGGTGGGGGAAGGGATAGCCGGAGGAGTGGCCAAAATGAAGCGGGTGATTAATATTCCTAACAATGTCTATGAAGACCCGCGATGTAAGTTAGTGAAAGAATACGATCAAAAGTATAATTATCGCACTCGCAATATTTTAGCCTTTCCTATTTTAGATGAGCAAAAGAATGTGGTGGCCGTAATTCAATTGCTCAATAAAATTCAGCCAAAATTGCCCAATAGTCCATCCCGTTCAGCACAAGGATTTACCCGCAAAGATTTAGAGCGCCTGGTGAAGTGCGTGCTTCCCATTCGTCAAATTCTGCAAGCGTGTCAATCGTCGTACAAAGCAACGAAAAAATTACGGGCAACGGCGGCACTTACGGAAGCGACGCGATCGCTCGACCAGGTGAATCTGGATACCCAAACGGTGTTACATCGGGTGATGAATACAGCCAAAAAACTGATGAATGCTGACCGCTCCACCCTATGGTTGCACGACTCCCAAGCGGGGGATTTATGGACAGAGTTACCCGGAAAAGGCAGAATTCGCTGTCCTATTGGTGTGGGATTTGTTGGTGAAGTTGCCCAAACCAAACACACCCTCAATATTCCCTTTGACCTCTACAACGACCCCAATGCGGAAAATGCCAAACGCACCGATGCCCAAACTCGCTATCGGACTTGTAGCTTACTCTGTATGCCCATTGAAAGTCCAGAAGGAGAATTACTCGGTGTAACCCAATTAGTCAATAAGCGCAAACCCGGTAATCATCCCGAATATAACAAAGACGACTGGCCGGCAGTTCCCGATTATTTAAAAGCCAGTTTCGACCGCAACGATCAGCAAACCATGCAGTTATTTAATGAACGGGTAGCCGTGTTGCTCCAGTTCATTAGAAGCCATGAAAGTTTGAAAAAACAAGCTAAAATAAATCCCCTTGAGGTCACCCATCAAAGCTTAGTCCTGTTGAGCCAGATGGAGCTAGATCGAGCCTCGAACCAGGAAGCCGCTTATCATTCTTTAGCCCATTTTCTCCAACCCTTGCATACCTCTATAGAACGGGCGATCGGAGTCGCTAAATCAACTTTATTTATTCTCGATTCTAGTCGCAATCAATTTTGGTCTGTGGTCTTAGATGCTCAGAAAATGCCGAAATTGATTACTATTTCGACTGAGCAGGGGTTAGCGAAGACTATTGTCAGCACCCAAGATTTCAAGGGAACCAATAAACTGGGAAACTTATCCGATCCCCTCGTCATTCAAGGCGCGGGAAAACTTGCCAACTATAGCCAATTATTTCTTTTCCCCTTGATCAGCGATCAGAAAGAATTAGTCGCCGTTGTGCGTTTATTTAATAAACAAACTGAGGGTCGTCTCGATCCCAAAGGCTTTAACCGCACCGATGCCGATCGCCTGCGGGAGTATACCCAATTCATTACTCCCATTCTCCAAGGCTTCCAATCTTTCTACACCGACATTCCCAACTTGAAAAAATCAGGTCTGAGCGTCGATCCGTTAACTCAGGCCATTAATCTGATCAGAAACAGCAGTAGTTCCGCAGAAGAAATCATTCGTAATGTGATGCAAGCGGCTAAAACCTTAACGGATGCAGACCGCTCTACCCTGTGGCTTATCGATCAAGCCAATAAACAATTATGGACAAAACTGCCTCAAAGTAATGGCTCCTTAATTGATATTCGCATTCCTATGGGAGAAGGGTTTGCGGGGCGGGTTGCCATGAATGGACAACCCTTAAATATTCCCTTTGATCTATACGATTATCCCGGATCGGAAATTGCCCAACAAACGGATAAAAAAACGGGCTATCGCACCTCTAGTTTGCTCTGTATTCCCGTATTATCTAAGGATGGACAAACCTTGGGAGTAACCCAGTTAGTCAATAAGCGCAAACCCGGACAGTTTCCAGCCTACGATCCCAGCACTTGGCCCCAAGCACCAGAGCAATTTAAGACCAGTTTTAGTGTCAAAGATCAAGAGGATGTGGAAGTGTTAAATGCCCAAGTGGGGGAAGTGTTACCGGGAATTTTGGAAGACAGTTAA
- a CDS encoding J domain-containing protein — MRHLHHCYQILEVAPNASFEEIHQSYKDLVMVWHPDRFVHNPRLYHKAQEKIKQLNGAYEQLRLKQTPVMASVHHEDYGWARSTPSEPGAYHESGFSQARRDDYNRVLDDYIRQHSRDLQNWLD, encoded by the coding sequence ATGCGTCACTTACATCACTGTTATCAGATTTTAGAAGTGGCCCCTAACGCTAGTTTTGAGGAAATTCACCAAAGCTACAAGGATTTAGTCATGGTCTGGCATCCAGACCGTTTTGTTCATAATCCCCGCCTCTATCACAAAGCTCAAGAAAAAATTAAACAATTGAATGGAGCTTATGAGCAACTGAGGTTGAAACAAACTCCAGTGATGGCATCGGTACACCATGAGGATTATGGATGGGCCAGGTCAACCCCCTCTGAGCCAGGAGCATACCACGAATCGGGCTTTTCACAAGCAAGAAGAGACGATTATAACCGGGTATTAGATGACTATATTCGCCAGCATAGTCGGGATCTGCAAAACTGGTTAGATTAG